The following is a genomic window from Pseudophryne corroboree isolate aPseCor3 chromosome 3, aPseCor3.hap2, whole genome shotgun sequence.
cttcttcctctgtatcttctgccttcatatcagtcacatatctcttcttctccttctgtatcttctgccttcatatcagtcacatacatctcttcttcttcctctatatcttctgcctttatatcagtcacatacgtctcttcttctccctctatatcttctgcctttatatcagtcacatacatctcttcttctccctccatatcttctgccttcatatcagtcacatacgtctcttcttctccctgtatatcttctgccttcatatcagtcacatacgtctcttcttcttcctctgtatcttctgcctttatatcagtcacatacgtctcttcttctctctctatatcttctgcctttatatcagtcacatacggctcctcttctctctctatagcttctgcctttatatcagtcacatatgtctcttctcctccctctataTTTTATTCCTTATCAGTCACATACACTAGTGTGCAAAAGTCTTTGGCCAAGGAAAATTGTTAATAAAGGACAAaatgtagtaaaataaataaaatatttattcaTAATACTGTTTGACATGATATTGTAACTAAACATTATAAAAAACAAAATCTAAATTTTATAGCATAACAAACTTCAGAATAAATTTGGCTTTTTATCAATGCTTCCTCCTTTGGCTTGTATCGCTGCTTCACAAGATTTGGACATTCGAAACACCAACTTTTCTAAAGTTTCATTAGTTATGCCTTTCCAGGCCTCGTTCAGACATTCCCATAAGCTTTTAGTATTTGTTGGAACCATTAGACAAACTATTCTATGTAATTCATCCTAGAGTTTCTTAATGTGGCTGAGGTGAGGTGACTGAGGAGGCCATGTCATAATTTGTAGAACTTCTGTTTTTCTTTACATATCAAATAATTGATACAGTTTAAATGTTTAGTGGTACAGCGTGATGTACTAAAATAATGTGGTATTGCTTCTTATCCTTAGTTGATGTTATTTGAACTTAATCTCCAATATTTCCTCCACCAAAACTCCCCCAAATCATGAAATGACCACCGCCATGTTTAATTGAATGACTTATACAATTATCTATCACGTTCTCAGACCATTTCTCAGACATACCGACGTCTTCTGGTTCCGTAAAGTTCAAATTTGAACTCGTCGGTCCAAAACATTTTCCACTGATCCAGTGTCTAATACTGGTGTTTTTGGGCCATGGAAAGCATTTTACTTTATTTACAGACATCAACAATGGTTTTCTGCAAGCTATGCGACCGTTTAGACCTACATTACGCAAACGTCTTTTAATTGTATCAACCGATACTGGAGTTTGCCTAATTTTATGGAGTTCTTCTTTGATTGCAGTTGCTGGGAGTCTTCAGTTTCGCTTACTCATTATGATAACGTGTTTATCTTTTCTTTTTGATGTACACCTGGGTCATCAAGAACGTTTTTTAGTTACATTTGTACCTGTTTCTTTGGATCGTGCTAATGTGTACATTACACTGGACCtggtcattttttattttttagcaaTTTGTCAATGAGTATAGCCATACATTTCAAGTGAATCTTTTGCATCTTTTCTTTAGTTTAAAAAAGTTATGGTTCTTATTATTGATTTTTACACTGCCGAAAggaaattaaaattaaaaagttAAGATAGAAAAtatcaaaattaataaaaatatattttatataaaaaagatTATCAAATAAAATTTATCAACACACATACCAGATTTATTAATGACCAGATTTATTAATGACCGTCTCAAAAAACTTGAAATGCGCTGAAAATGCAATAAGCTTCTGTTTACAAATAATATGCCAAATTATGTATAGTACATTTGAAGTAAAGTCCTGAAGTCTCGTTTCTAATCATGATAATGATTTTAGGGAGCAATTAAAGTTGATATTCATTAAGATAAAGCAATATAAGTAAACATATAGGCGTTGGCCAAAGACTTTTGCACACAAGTGTCCGTTTTTCTCCCTTTACATCAATTAAATAGTTTCTTCTTCTCCTTTTATATCTtctacatcaggggtggccaaccagtcagagacaaagagccaaaaaaaatgtgttaggtatgtcaaagagccgacggcgcacatgcaaaaatggggtgtggccttgtgccttctaggccacgccactggtataaaatacattgaaaaagccagatccacataatacacttcagcacccccatgtgtcactccaaccagcaccctcttgtcactccaaccagcaccctcttgtcactccaaccagcaccctcttgtcactccaaccagcaccatcctatcacttcagccagcaccctcctgtcacttcagccagcaccctcatgtgtcacttcagcttcccccaattcatgccactgcagcagtcccttatgtgtcctctgtttgctggtgggtgtctcatctctagtatctggatccctcagttctaagtccccgtaatGCTGCTGCGTGTTTTTTTAGAGAGAGCAGTGGTTaccagatctgttgtggtcatgtgactttgtgtgttaggagccacatttgaagaaagaaagagccgcatgtggctcaagagccacaggttggccaccactgttCTACATTAACCCTTTCATGAATAAATTATCACCTAatgcaagatttaaaaaaaaaaaaattttttattagggAGTGCTTATAAAAACACaagaagtattttttttaaaaacactataaCTTTATAAAACTATAAAAGTTATACATATGTAATTTTTTCTCCAAAAACAATCGTCTAAATTGAAAATACATTGTTACGCCTGCTTATGGATATATTCATCAGGAAACAAAAAATGTCCAAATATTTACATTTACTTCTGAGTTTGCTTCATACCTAGAACGTTTGCCTTATTCATGAACTGAATTTGACCAATTTCAACGCTTGGTGTGAAAGTTGGAGAAGCACCCTGGACACAACGGCTCGAGACACTGCATGCAGATGTACTTCGTTTTACGTGTACAAGctacatcgtggcacctattagcaTGCTTTGCATCTGTAAGCTTTGGCCAATGATGTCCCACACTAAACCTGATTTCAGGAGGTGCCTTTGACACCGCCCTGCGCTTCAACGGAGGTGGTGTCTCACTTGACCTCTCTCTTCGACGCTGCTCCATACAGCCAGCGTTGATCAATGCTCGAGCAATGGATGCTTTGAAATCCAACAGATTCATGTCATTGAATCCAGACATTCGGTACAGCAGCCATGCGTTTACACAAGTCACGTCAAGAAAGTGAAAGAAGACCCGAATGTACCATCTCCTGTTTTTGCGTCTGTGTGGGTACATCGCCACACACTGATCCATGAGATTCACTCCCCTTATGTGCGTATTATACAGTTTAACAGCAAAGGGTCGAGGGATGTGGATCAACTCCTTTTCTTTTTTGCTCCACCTCTGGGCAGAATCTTGTGGCTGAATGCCTGCACAGGATGATGCAACATGGACCACTGAACCATCTAGCCATCGTGTAATGGAGATGTTTTCACCATTGGTAACAACTGATGATGCACCTCTTCCTTCTTCCTTCAGCTGTTTCTCAGTCTTCAACTTTGACTGTGCCCCAATGATACTGTTAGCACTACATGTACTTGTTGCATAGATGCCCTGGTTACGTAACTTCTGGAGAAGAGGAATGGTACAAAATGGAATGCCAAAAAAGACCTTGTGATTTTTGTTTTGTATGTCATCACACAAGCGAAGAACAACAGCAGCACTTTTGCCCAATGCACTAACTTCATCCCTGTCTCCACTTGTTCCTTGATACAACTCAAACCTATACGTGTACCCAGATGTTCCTGCTCTCACCCACATCTTCAAACCCAATGGCTTGGATCTCTTGGGAATGGATTGACCGATGGACTGACCGATGGACTGATGGACCTTGAAGGGAATGATTTGCTCATCAACAGACTGAAACTCTTCAGGATCAACTGCTCCACTAAAGGATGCCTCGAGTTTGTCCAACACAGGACGAATTTTGCAAAGTTTGTCTTTGTTTCCTGGCTGTTGAGCAAAATTGTCTACAAAGTGAAGGTACCGGAGAATCTCTTCAAATCTGTATACAGGCATGGCATTTGCAATCAGGTCAAAACGTAGCCCTTCATTTGAAGACCAGTACATTCTGGATCTGGGATATCTGAGATAGGACATTACCAAATTTATCCCAAGAAAACATTTCAGTTCATGGCTTGTCAGTGACAGATATCCCTTCCTTTTCTGGAGCGTGTACAAATTTGTATTGTGGACAATTTCATCAACCATGGTATCAGAAAATAGGTGCATAAAGAAGTGTATGGGTTCTGTACCCTCAACCTTCACTTTGTGCTGTCCTACAAATGTGGGCAAGACTCCTTCAAAATCATTGTCTTTGGCTTTCCACAATGTACTGAGTTTCGTATTCCCTTTTGCTACCGCAACtacttcatcatcatcatcgtcgtctgtTTCACTGCAgctactaaaactcccttcttcttCCTTCGGGTCTGGCTCCCATTCACCATGATCACTGGaagtgtcagtatcactggaacagGATGGAATTTCTTCTACTACTCTGTACCTAACCCTCTTGCTAGATGCTCTTGATGTCTAGAGAACATGAAAACAATACTAATGAATCATCTGCAACAACTACAACAGAGGCTACTAATGATAATTATTTGAAGCcatttacaatttaaaaaaactTGAATAACATATGATACATCTACCGCTATCACCTGTCAGAACTGGTATATATGGCTATTATATGGGGACAGTATTTAGGTTAGGCTTACATGCCAGGATAAGACTTGCTTGCAATATGTATCTTAATTGCACGCTGTCCACTGAAGTGGAAATTTGACTTTACATCAACTGTGAAAAAAATTGAGTATTTGATCAAAACATCTACCATATACTTTATTTtcgttgaattttttttttttttttacctcctgGGATATCATAgagtataaatattttaaagaaATCCATGAAGTGCTCGGAGCTGGTGAACTTTTCTCAGCCATATTATCTTGACTTTATTGTTTTTTGAAGGAATTAAATAATGAAAAGTTTCTATAACAGATAATGCTTAAAAACAGCTGTCAACTGTGGTGGTCTCTATGCATGAAAGGGCTGATATTAATCACAAAAGTCTCTTCTTTATATAGGTCTTATACCTTAATATCTAGTCAGGCCTTCAATCTAAATAACCCATAAAACAAATGAAAAGCACTTTAAATACTTCTGAATATATTAACCAAGACTAAACCTAACAATTTCGGTATATAAACTCACATGGCTCCTTTGTTGGtcttcatatttaaaaaaaaaaaaagcctcaatcccacctacctgaagcacctgtgggatcctgtgattctcctctgtacaatcctgggaatacagaggacggggacatctctctggggtatctctgttactgggcccatctgtaggagacacacagtgactgagtacactgtatatatgtgattatcaggtgatgtgtgtatataggaggccccaatacctgctctcccctgtacaataagtGAAAGTCTCCTCTTATTCAGTAGAGATggttgtagtgactgagcaaggaaactaaggtggtcattccgagttgatcgctcgctagcagtttttagcagccgtgcaaacgctatgccgccgcccactgggagtgtattttagcttagcagaagtacgaacgaagggatcacagagcggctacaaaaatgttttgtgtagtttcagagtagctcaaaacctactcagcgcttgcgatcacttcagactattcagttctggatttgacgtcccaaacccgcccagccacgcctgcgtttttctgcacactccctgaaaacggtcagttgccacccagaaacgcccacatcatgtcaatcactctgcggcatgcagtgcaactgaaatgcatcactagtcCCTGTGCAAAACTAAATTGTTCGTTGTGCCcacacgtcgtgcgtgcgcattgcgcccatgtgcagaactgctgttttttagcctgatcgcttcgctgcgaacaaatgcagctagcgatcaactaggaatgaccccctatgtctctaatCTGTAGTAGGTGTTTAttgctcacctgtgctgatatctgtagggatttcctcctccttacactgctgatctcccctcacatatgtctcttcttctccctctatatcttctgccttcacatcagtcacatacgtctctacttctccctctgtatcttctgccttcacatcagtcacatacgtctcttcttctccctctatatcttctgccttcatattggtcacatacatctcttcttctcctatGTCTTCTACCTTAATATCAGACTGGTATTCatcctaaaaaataaaaaaaaaaaacacgttaaaAATACCAAAAACAGTCTAGTCAAAGTGTTGTATGGTGAGACTTTGACCATGTAAATTGGGTAGTCTGATGGTACCTGAAAAACCTTCATGCATTTTGTTACAACATGGTAACTTCATGAGAACTTTGCACCATGACATTGGACTACCCAGCGATCACCATCTTCTCATTACTTATTTCTACTAAAGAGTGCACCCTCAAGGTCTCACCACACAGCACCCTAACTTGACTAAGGTTCGACATGACCAGCAACATTCCTTAGTAGTGTTACAGTATGTATCTTGCCTaattcccacctacctgatcctcctgtgggatcctgtgattctcctctgcacaatcctgggaatacagaggacggggacatctctctggggtatctctgttactgggcccatctgtaggaaacAAGGTAACTGAATAAGAGGGATATGTGTTGCCTCCTGGACCCCCACCTTCCTCTTACAGAGCCTGAGACCAGAATACCATTCCACCTTTACAAGACAGTTACCTGCAAAAACAGTAAGGATCCCATTTGCTTTACTGGAAATCTTCTCCAGAGCATGAGTGGAGTTCCAGTTGCCCAATCGCAATATTGGGGGAGCCAATCCTCTGCCTTTGGTAGCATGGGTGCCTACGGCAGAAAGTCTACATTGGGAGTGGGTTGCAAGCCAAGGAAGAAGATGACAGCTTTGTCCTATAAGTTCCTTCTGCAGACACTGAGGGCGCTAAAAAATAAAGTAGCAAACATCCTGCCGCAGcagaaaacaaacaagaaaaacacagAAGCTCCAGTTTCAAACAAACGCCTGGCAACTCGGTAGGAAAGAAACCCATGAAAGGCTGCAGCAATTGTCAGGGTATATATAGGGTGCAAACTCACAAGTAGAAATGCACTGGGATGCAAACTCAGGAGTAGAAATGCATTAAGGCGCAAATTCAAGAGTAGAACCGCGTTGGAAAGCAATCTCAGGAGTAGAAACGTGCTGAGGTGCAAACTCAGGAGTAGAAATGCGTTGCCTTGCACTGAATGTGGAAAAACGTGTCCGAATGCACAAGGGCTCGATTTAAGATGACAGTACCTTAACCACATCTTGGGTCATTTGATCAACTGACAACGTCTTGGCAGGTCATCATTTGCTAATGTACTGGTAAGAACAATTGCTATAGTCATCATTTGCTAATGTACTGCTAAGAGCAATTGCTATACCGTACTTAAGATTGTTTTAGTGAATGTAACATGCTGTATATTATTAAATGAAAACTGAAAGCAATCAACATGGTTTTAAAAGATTTTCTTATAATACAAAAAAATGCTCTAGGACAACGGTTGTCTCTGTATTTAAAGTTTCTCTTAGGTATTATAAATGAAAATAGAACATGATCCTTCTCCCCCAGCTTTAAATACAAGGAAACTATCTACAATTTTTTTATGTGATACCACCCTCCCTCACTCCCAGAAATACTGGGagcatgcttcaataaaaaaaaaaaaaaaaacagtaaaagccATTTCAATGATTCCATGGGGACAATGGAAAACTGGGGTAGAGAAGGAGGTGTGTGTAGCCTGGAACTTTCACCTCAGTTAGGTTTAACCAATCCCAATAAAAGACGGAGAGTAGAGAGAAAAAGCCTGTAACCAGTCTAAAGAGAAATAAGTATAAGCAAACAAAACCAAACATAGACAGCAACATGAGGGTGTCCCAAAGTAGTCCTCAAGGGAGGGAGCATGTTGCAGCGATATAAAGAACCTTGAGTTCAAAGAGCACATATCTGGATATAAAGGTGTCAAACCTATATCATTTTACTTGTATGCATTCGAGACCAGATGGCCACTTCACACACCTGGTCCGCAGAGGACCAAGGCTACGCAACCcaaggggcgtcaactgaccaagtGGAATGAGCCATAACCCAGGAAGGAGCTGGTTGACCCTAGACAATGAATGCCTGTCAAATTACAGCACAAAGCCAACGAGACATCATCTGTATCAAAGCTGACCAACCCTCTTGCAAGAGTCATAGAGGATAATAAAATAAATAGTCTTGCGCAAGTCTGAAGTGCGGCGAATGCAGAGCTCGGACCATGTGCAAGGTATGACAACAGACCTGGCCAGTCGAAGTACCGACACAAGGCAAGACTAGAGAAACAACTGGCTGAGTAATATGGAACTTAGACAACACTTTCGACTTTGTCCGAAGCACCTCCATGTAATCATGAATCTCCAGATAAAGGGAACGAGGGGACTAGGCACTAAGCTCTGAAACcaccaggctgaggcaattgcaagGAGGAAATAAGTCTTCTATGTGAGATGCTTGAGACTACCTGAATGTTTTGCAAAGGGCAAAAAAACAAATCTAGGTTCCATGGAGCAGCAGGAGGGAGAAACAGGGGTTTCACCTGGAGGAATGTCTGAATTTCCGGGAGCAAAGCAAGGCTtcgccaaaagaaaaaaaaatgacagcATCGACATCTGCACCTTTAAGGATATCAAACGAAAGCCAGGGCCCAGACTGCCAAATATGGTGAACAACCTTGGCAGAAACTGGCTTCTAAGCTTTCACAATTATTAGGATGATTTCCTCCAGAATTCACATAGCCCATAAGATGGCagcctcaacagccatgctgttaaATGAGGTGAATGAAAGGTTCTGGACGACAGAAGAGATGAAATTGGGAATCCACCAGCAGACTCTAGATTACGAATACCATGAACTTAAAGGCCAGTCTGGAGCCACCAAGAGGACCATCTCCCATTCTCTCTTAATGCATTTTAGATTTAAGGGCAGCATCAAAATTGATAAAATATGTAAATCAATCAAAAGTCCCACAGAACCGTTGTGGAGTTGACCATGAGAGCTTTGGGATAACTGCTCCTGGAGCAATAAAGTGCCAACTTGTGGTTTAATCGTGACACCATTATAACGACTTGGTAAAGGGACCTCTTACTAAGGTGAagttgctcacagctgtggtaatctGCCTCCCAATTTTTGACCCCAGGAATAAATAGCAAACCGTCAATTTGATGTTAACTGTCTATCCCATGGCCAGAACACTCTATGTGCCCACCTATTGATTAAAATAAGTCACAGCTGTGGCACTGTCCTACTAGACCTTAACTGAAGACCCCTGCCAATGGCTGGAGCTGAGCCCCAATCAGGAAAATTGCCTTGATTTCCAGAACACTGATAGCAAGGGAGCTCTCCTGActggaccacactccttggaacctGAGAAACACAGCTCCCTAGCCCATAAAGCCAGTCCCAGACTGTGGACGGTCAACTGCTACTGAGCTGTTTTTGGAATCCAGCCACCAAAATAGAGACAGGTGATGGAACCCAATCGACTTGGGCAGCAAATCCAACTGGAACTCCTGGAAATGGAACCTGCATAAGTGGACAGAAAAAGACCTCTATCAGAACCAAGCAAATAATGGATTCCCTTACTAGCTTTAGGGGGCAGGGTTAGGGACTGACCACAGCTTCTAAAGGTGCCAATCCATCACCTtgatgagatggggagagcaggagtataataggggctgatagctcctgatgtatgagatacaccagagagtctgGGGATGAgactagtcagatctctgggctggtaacacacagtgacatgatgtgaggaggagagcaggagtataatagaggctgatgtctcctgatatatgagatacaccagagtgtgtggggagaacactggtcagatctctgggctggtaacacacagtgacatgatgtgaggaggagagcaggagtataataggggctgatagctcctgatgtatgagatagacCAGTGTGTGGGAAAGAGACTGGtcggatctctgggctggtaacacacagtgacatgatgtgagggggagagcaggagtataataggggctgatggctgctgatgtataagatacaccagagagtgtggggaggagactggtcagatctctgggctggtaacacacagtaacatgatgtgaggaggagagcaggagtataataggggctgatgtctcctgatgtatgagatacaccagagagtgtggggaggagactggtcagatctctgggctggtaacacacagtgacatgatgtgagggggagagcaggagtataataggggctgatggctgctgatgtatgagaaacaccagagtatgtggggaggagactggtcagatctctggagtataatagaggctgatggctcctgatttcccgactgggcagatacatttccctcattagtctgtactgacagaggataagatattgctgtagtgactgagcaaagaGAATATGtggctcttttctgtaataagtgtttttctctttcatccactaggggacactggagtcctatacagtagggggtgtgaagccttgaaacggaggtgtggcacaatctaaaattagcattgtctgcacagccggctactcccccttcacatccctcatccctcagtttgaaaaattgtgctggaggcacaataCGTGGAGCAACTGAGCTCCTGACAGAAAaatctaaaaggggctgcgtaaccctaataaagggGGAACAAAGCTACCTAAAtccagagagacaaagatccctattgaagggacctgcatctctccacaggagatcctccataAAATAGTGAGTACTGGTAAAATCTTAGACTAGGGTCTTCAagttagtaaaagttttttttttttttctcccctcacTCTCTTACTTGCGGTTAAATGCTGTTTTAAAGCCCCCGTTTATACAGAGGGAGGCAGAGGCAGACTGACAGTGGCCGGCGCGTGGGAGCCCCAGTGCAGCGTTTCCCCCAGCCTGATTTCCCTGTGAGCAGAGGAGGGCAGAGCGGCGCGCTGCACAGTCATACAGAAAACAAACCCAGGCGCCGCTACAGAAGACAGACCCGTCGCGCACGCCAGCCGGCGGGTCTGCGGTGCGCGGCTCAACACGGACAGGCGCTGCTACGGGAGACGGACCCGTCGCGCGTGCCAGCCGGCGGGTCCGGAGCACAAGGCAGGGCTGGTCAGCACAGGAACAGCGGGACATAGAAAAGTATAATCCCGCAGAGCAAGCGCAGACTTAAACTTTAAGGCAATACTGCACTTACATTTAGTGGGGgccatattttttttttccttccgtTTTGGCGCCAAGCTGAGGTGAGGGAtgggtcctcctccctcctcccccctcccctacaGTAGTGTACATAGGGGAAGGTTTATTAATAAAAGAAATAACTCCCCCTGCTGCTCAGCCTGGATAGTGCATGTATTCAGATAGTTGAGAGAGAGTTAGGtaatagctccctctgctggtgacatGTATATATGACAacatatgaggatctcctgaaaagtaaacaaaatttacaaattatattttcaagggacgtctgtttcaaagatcccggagaaaatacacggaagcaagccaACTCCAatatcgtagctgatttacagttggggtgtgcgggttgcgagtcggctggtgttttattttatttttattttttggactgttcCTTTTCTAGAGAAAGAGGGGAcgggtaattccagccggatccaataccttcgcttccgtcatctcccagtctttctcttcctagtttaaagggtgaaagcgcggcGGGCTACCCTAGTATAGGGTTTTCTAAACAGCATGTCTAAGGCGGccaagacctccaagacctgttatgtttgtacgaaatgtaacaagaagagcacgcgggttggcagctccggggtgtgcgactcctgcttagacaaggacgctccacctaggAGCAGTGCTCTGAATAaagcatgggaagacaaccttgcgaatagaatctccaaggagatggcagaatcccgcaagcagcaatcagaatgggctacgggattctcaaagacgatggaggaatttctcatcaagttaacgccacCAGCACACGCGGAGACGAGTGTGCGCagggctgttaaaagaactcttcctattataccagaacctgaggaggaagagggttttcttctggaaacggaagaaggtgagttaattgaacccgtcctagacgccgattttcctgaaGAAGATTCGGCGATCTCGggtctggattccttaattgacgcggtaaaggacatcctaagctttaaggaagaggaagtccgggagccagaagatttcgatttgttcgaatcccaaaagccgcggGCAGCAGCGTTCCcctttcctaaatccctccaatctcagatggaggaagcttggaaacaacctgacaaacattttcaatttccgaaacgttttcaggtaacttaccccctacctaagggtgcaatggacaagtgggagtcgccaccggtagtggatgcttcactaggaagattgtcaaagaagacaatcttgccaattcctaacgtaactactttaaaggatgcgtccgaCCGTAAAGTTGAAACGGCGTTAAAATCAatatttgtagcagcaggtgcagcgcagagacctgcgatcgtctgtgcttgggtcaacaaggccatgggtgcatggtccggccgtattgtacaggctattgaggaggaaaatagcttagaagagattacacagttggctgaacacattcgagaatctgcttcatacttgtgtcagacttctaaggatattagcagaatagcattg
Proteins encoded in this region:
- the LOC135056980 gene encoding piggyBac transposable element-derived protein 2-like — its product is MMENHRPLTSLDGPSNRDTPERCPRPLYSQDCTEENHRIPQEDQDQNLTDIKVVAIKGEEETYVTVIKAEDTEGEEETYVRGDQQCKEEEIPTDISTGTHATKGRGLAPPILRLGNWNSTHALEKISSKANGILTVFADGPSNRDTPERCPRPLYSQDCAEENHRIPQEDQDEYQSDIKVEDIGEEEMYVTNMKAEDIEGEEETYVTDVKAEDTEGEVETYVTDVKAEDIEGEEETYVRGDQQCKEEEIPTDISTDGPSNRDTPERCPRPLYSQDCTEENHRIPQVLQTSRASSKRVRYRVVEEIPSCSSDTDTSSDHGEWEPDPKEEEGSFSSCSETDDDDDDEVVAVAKGNTKLSTLWKAKDNDFEGVLPTFVGQHKVKVEGTEPIHFFMHLFSDTMVDEIVHNTNLYTLQKRKGYLSLTSHELKCFLGINLVMSYLRYPRSRMYWSSNEGLRFDLIANAMPVYRFEEILRYLHFVDNFAQQPGNKDKLCKIRPVLDKLEASFSGAVDPEEFQSVDEQIIPFKVHQSIGQSIGQSIPKRSKPLGLKMWVRAGTSGYTYRFELYQGTSGDRDEVSALGKSAAVVLRLCDDIQNKNHKVFFGIPFCTIPLLQKLRNQGIYATSTCSANSIIGAQSKLKTEKQLKEEGRGASSVVTNGENISITRWLDGSVVHVASSCAGIQPQDSAQRWSKKEKELIHIPRPFAVKLYNTHIRGVNLMDQCVAMYPHRRKNRRWYIRVFFHFLDVTCVNAWLLYRMSGFNDMNLLDFKASIARALINAGCMEQRRRERSSETPPPLKRRAVSKAPPEIRFSVGHHWPKLTDAKHANRCHDVACTRKTKYICMQCLEPLCPGCFSNFHTKR